The following coding sequences are from one Candidatus Margulisiibacteriota bacterium window:
- a CDS encoding bifunctional riboflavin kinase/FAD synthetase: MKTIRSLAALKNRKIVLALGNFDGVHLGHKKVIGEAVGFAKKNAAACVVMTLDPHPRTVLYKGKDLKLLTTIEERKELIGRLGADALWVIGFTSSTGKLSAESFVSRYFKGARIIKVFAGFDFAFGRGRSSSAGDLIKLGKKRGFSVSIIRHRSFKGVIVKSSFIRGLMSEGKFDRALSFLGHGYQVSGKVIKGRGMGKKLGYPTANLSVDDVKLLPPYGVYAGCCSIKGRTYKAAVNIGNVPTFGQGFVSVEAHLIGFSGVLYGQELTVWLKKKIRGEEYFENARGLKAAIKADIKIASDISLC, encoded by the coding sequence ATGAAGACCATCCGCAGCCTTGCCGCGCTTAAGAACAGAAAGATCGTGCTTGCTCTCGGCAATTTTGACGGGGTGCATCTCGGCCACAAAAAGGTGATAGGCGAGGCGGTTGGCTTTGCCAAAAAGAACGCCGCTGCCTGCGTTGTGATGACGCTGGACCCTCATCCCAGGACGGTCCTGTACAAAGGCAAGGACCTTAAACTGCTTACAACGATTGAGGAAAGAAAAGAACTGATAGGACGGCTGGGAGCGGATGCACTCTGGGTCATAGGGTTTACAAGCTCCACGGGAAAGCTTTCCGCAGAAAGCTTTGTTTCCAGATATTTTAAGGGTGCGCGCATCATAAAAGTGTTCGCCGGCTTTGACTTTGCTTTTGGCAGGGGCAGGTCTTCCAGCGCGGGCGACCTTATTAAACTCGGAAAAAAGCGGGGTTTTTCGGTCTCGATCATCAGACACAGATCTTTCAAAGGTGTGATCGTTAAAAGCAGCTTTATAAGAGGCCTCATGTCGGAAGGAAAATTTGACAGGGCCTTAAGTTTTTTGGGCCACGGATACCAGGTCTCAGGCAAAGTGATAAAAGGAAGGGGCATGGGAAAGAAATTGGGATATCCAACCGCCAATCTAAGTGTGGATGATGTAAAACTGCTGCCGCCCTACGGGGTCTATGCAGGGTGCTGCAGTATCAAAGGCAGAACCTATAAGGCCGCCGTAAATATCGGGAATGTCCCAACCTTTGGGCAGGGGTTTGTAAGCGTCGAAGCGCATCTTATAGGCTTTTCGGGCGTCCTGTACGGGCAAGAACTTACCGTCTGGCTAAAAAAGAAGATCAGGGGCGAGGAATATTTTGAGAACGCACGGGGGCTAAAGGCCGCGATAAAAGCCGATATCAAAATTGCAAGTGATATTTCTTTATGCTAA
- a CDS encoding polyribonucleotide nucleotidyltransferase, protein MIFESSIEISGRKLTLETGRLARQASGSVIISYGDTMVLASCTVSQKIRDGIDYFPLLVDYEEKMYAVGKIPGGFFKREGRPTEKAILTSRLIDRPIRPLFPEGFKNDVQIVVTPLSVDDANPPDVLAIIGASAALSISEIPFDGPIGAVRVGRIDDKFVINPTNEELDKSDLDLVFAGTKDEISMIEAKANQVPEEVVLEAISFGLKTIEDVIQLQKDLMKKAGQPKMKIKVFLPDEKLAQYVAKEAKKDIEEALHIEDKEKQQDRLAVIEGEVAEKIAGGPDEYLKTVIKEKKGDLAAVIKEIEKKAVRHMIINENKRPDGRKMDEIRPISCQTGILPRAHGSGVFTRGWTQALSVVTLGSKGDAQIIDGLDAEESEKRYMHHYNMPAYSVGEVRPLRGPGRREIGHGVLAEKALLPVIPAEEEFPYTLRIVSEILGSNGSSSMASTCGSTLALMDAGVKIKAAVSGIAMGLVKEGDKYKVLSDLQGLEDFLGDMDFKIAGSPMGITAIQLDTKIKGLSMQIIKDTFAQAKTGRAHILGKMLETIPSPRPELSEYAPRVITLHINTEKIGLVIGPGGKNIKKIIEDTKCQIDIEDDGSVFITSSDAEAAKEAQRRIEEIAMDVEVGRTYHGKVVKIMNFGAFVELAPGKDGLVHISKLSKQRINKVEDVVKVGDEIDVKVVEIDDMGRVNLAKVL, encoded by the coding sequence ATGATCTTCGAATCCTCGATAGAGATCTCCGGCCGCAAGCTTACTCTAGAGACCGGCAGACTGGCCAGACAGGCATCGGGCTCGGTCATAATATCCTACGGCGACACCATGGTGCTTGCCAGCTGCACAGTTTCGCAGAAGATACGCGACGGCATAGACTATTTCCCGCTCCTTGTCGATTATGAAGAAAAAATGTATGCCGTGGGCAAGATCCCCGGCGGGTTTTTTAAGAGAGAAGGCCGTCCCACCGAAAAGGCCATCCTCACCTCCAGACTTATAGACAGGCCTATCCGGCCGCTTTTTCCCGAAGGTTTCAAGAACGATGTTCAAATAGTTGTTACGCCTCTATCGGTTGATGATGCCAATCCTCCGGATGTCCTGGCCATAATCGGGGCCTCTGCGGCGCTTTCTATATCCGAGATACCTTTTGACGGGCCGATAGGCGCAGTCAGGGTGGGTAGAATAGACGATAAATTCGTCATCAACCCGACCAACGAAGAACTTGATAAAAGCGATCTGGACCTGGTGTTTGCCGGGACAAAGGACGAGATCTCTATGATAGAGGCCAAGGCAAACCAGGTGCCCGAAGAAGTGGTTCTTGAAGCCATCTCCTTTGGCCTTAAGACGATAGAGGATGTGATCCAGCTGCAGAAGGACCTGATGAAGAAGGCCGGCCAGCCAAAGATGAAGATAAAAGTCTTCCTGCCGGACGAAAAACTCGCCCAATATGTTGCCAAAGAGGCTAAAAAAGACATCGAAGAGGCCCTTCACATAGAGGACAAAGAGAAACAGCAGGACCGTCTTGCAGTTATCGAAGGAGAGGTCGCGGAAAAGATAGCAGGCGGCCCGGACGAATATCTGAAGACCGTGATAAAGGAAAAGAAGGGCGATCTGGCGGCTGTGATAAAAGAGATAGAGAAAAAAGCGGTCCGCCACATGATAATCAACGAGAACAAACGCCCCGACGGAAGAAAGATGGACGAGATAAGGCCCATCTCCTGCCAGACGGGTATTCTTCCCCGGGCCCATGGCTCCGGCGTTTTTACCAGGGGCTGGACACAGGCGCTTTCGGTAGTTACCCTCGGCTCCAAGGGGGACGCGCAGATAATAGACGGGCTGGACGCGGAAGAAAGCGAAAAGCGCTACATGCACCACTACAACATGCCTGCCTACAGCGTGGGCGAGGTAAGGCCGCTTAGAGGCCCGGGCAGAAGAGAGATAGGGCACGGCGTCCTGGCGGAAAAAGCCCTTCTTCCCGTTATCCCTGCCGAAGAAGAATTTCCCTATACGCTGCGCATAGTATCAGAGATACTTGGGTCAAACGGTTCTTCCTCAATGGCCTCTACCTGCGGCAGCACGCTTGCGCTTATGGATGCCGGAGTAAAGATAAAGGCTGCCGTTTCGGGGATAGCCATGGGGCTTGTCAAAGAAGGCGATAAGTACAAGGTCCTCTCTGACCTTCAGGGCCTTGAGGATTTTCTCGGGGACATGGATTTTAAGATAGCAGGATCTCCTATGGGAATAACGGCAATACAGCTCGACACCAAGATCAAAGGCCTCAGCATGCAGATAATCAAGGATACCTTTGCGCAGGCAAAGACCGGCAGGGCCCATATACTTGGCAAAATGCTTGAGACCATCCCTTCGCCGAGGCCGGAACTCTCGGAATATGCTCCCAGGGTCATCACTCTTCACATAAACACCGAAAAGATCGGCCTTGTGATAGGCCCGGGCGGCAAGAACATCAAAAAGATCATCGAAGATACCAAGTGCCAGATAGACATCGAAGATGACGGCAGCGTGTTCATCACTTCTTCCGATGCCGAGGCTGCTAAAGAGGCCCAGCGCAGGATAGAAGAGATAGCCATGGATGTCGAAGTGGGCAGGACCTATCACGGCAAGGTGGTCAAGATAATGAACTTTGGCGCTTTTGTTGAGCTGGCTCCGGGCAAGGACGGCCTTGTTCACATATCAAAACTCTCCAAACAGCGCATCAACAAGGTAGAGGATGTGGTCAAGGTGGGCGATGAAATAGATGTCAAAGTGGTGGAGATAGACGATATGGGCCGGGTCAACCTCGCAAAAGTCCTGTAA
- a CDS encoding DUF366 family protein, translating into MRSKFIDKTIDYTGEQLRSHYICETFGLEGDAIIGFIGACRVKEHMVDLSDKLKKEFIRSDRMLHFIIEHFDGDLEKAVLRKRLMVSIIGEHISRVRVNDHSPLPAPLCRRDNGLYIGNKKLSVAVATASPVSTLIHIGLNISSKNTPVKTIGLKDLGIEPKKLALDVIELYCKEIDSIRQSRCKVAGVK; encoded by the coding sequence ATGAGGTCTAAATTTATAGACAAGACCATTGATTATACAGGAGAACAGCTGCGCAGCCACTATATCTGCGAGACCTTTGGGCTGGAAGGCGATGCGATCATCGGTTTTATAGGCGCCTGCAGGGTCAAAGAGCATATGGTGGACCTTTCGGACAAACTTAAAAAAGAGTTCATCAGGAGCGACAGGATGCTGCATTTTATCATAGAGCATTTTGACGGGGACCTGGAAAAGGCGGTGCTAAGGAAGAGGCTGATGGTGTCGATAATAGGGGAGCATATCAGCCGTGTAAGGGTGAATGATCATTCGCCATTGCCGGCCCCACTATGCCGCAGAGACAATGGTCTGTACATCGGCAACAAAAAGCTCTCCGTGGCCGTTGCCACGGCCTCGCCGGTGTCGACATTGATACACATCGGGCTTAACATCTCGTCAAAGAACACCCCGGTGAAAACGATCGGGCTTAAAGACCTTGGGATAGAGCCCAAAAAGCTTGCCCTGGATGTTATAGAATTATACTGCAAAGAGATAGATTCGATCAGGCAGTCGCGCTGCAAAGTGGCGGGGGTCAAATGA
- a CDS encoding lipid II flippase Amj family protein, translated as MNALLIVCVLTGIIHFTETLASSMRLAGVRTKQLATSLSFVNTTFLISRMSNMLQAPLLGGMVDYAIMTNNPDALAGAFRIVIFCAFIGNLAAAFLIPFFVGIFEEGIYVFERVGSIPRLFAEGAKPRNMKKIMGRFRLPDAGSFRNLSLKGIPTMFLWLNLFMVSLYAIGVLASLYAGAMVPEFRTTASQLSGIVNGIATVLLALMVDPTAAHITDMVIRGKRKENDVRTVVFYIVMGRIMGTLILSQLLFWPASTYIANATLFVRSLFLR; from the coding sequence ATGAACGCTCTACTTATCGTCTGCGTTTTGACAGGGATCATACATTTTACGGAAACGCTGGCTTCTTCGATGCGGCTTGCCGGTGTGCGCACCAAGCAGCTGGCCACCTCGCTTTCATTTGTGAATACGACTTTTCTGATATCAAGAATGTCCAACATGCTGCAGGCACCTCTTCTTGGAGGCATGGTGGATTACGCCATAATGACCAACAATCCCGATGCTTTGGCGGGGGCCTTCAGGATAGTGATCTTCTGCGCTTTTATCGGGAATCTTGCTGCGGCTTTCCTTATCCCTTTCTTTGTCGGCATCTTTGAAGAAGGCATCTATGTATTTGAGCGCGTGGGGTCCATTCCAAGGCTGTTTGCGGAGGGCGCAAAGCCCAGGAACATGAAAAAGATAATGGGCCGCTTCAGGCTGCCGGATGCCGGCTCGTTCAGGAACCTATCTCTCAAGGGTATACCAACAATGTTCCTCTGGCTCAACCTGTTCATGGTCTCGCTATACGCGATCGGAGTTCTGGCCTCTCTGTACGCCGGAGCCATGGTCCCGGAATTTAGGACCACGGCCAGCCAGCTTTCCGGGATAGTGAATGGGATCGCCACGGTGCTGCTTGCTCTTATGGTAGATCCGACTGCGGCGCACATAACAGATATGGTCATAAGAGGCAAAAGAAAAGAAAATGATGTCCGCACGGTCGTGTTCTATATAGTAATGGGAAGGATAATGGGGACACTTATCCTTTCGCAGCTGCTGTTCTGGCCGGCTTCTACATATATAGCCAATGCCACGCTCTTTGTCCGGAGCCTGTTTTTGCGATGA
- a CDS encoding lytic transglycosylase domain-containing protein gives MEVTAAAVILIFLASILSTVSHKDAKYSPEKPQQISSSQELGDLPGADFDAAGQERDSQAINFYVIRRAKKLSRDDAETLIASIMEYSQKYNVNAKLLTGLIDRESGFDPMAVSSSNAQGLGQLLPSTAAGIGIRDPHDIDEGVKGAAIYIRMMLDRWAGNPQQVPLALASYAEGYNQIVRAGGEYTPATAAYIKGILAVYNSIR, from the coding sequence ATGGAAGTAACTGCGGCGGCAGTAATACTGATATTTCTTGCAAGCATACTATCAACGGTTTCCCACAAAGATGCTAAATATTCTCCCGAAAAGCCGCAGCAGATCTCTTCTTCTCAGGAACTGGGCGATCTGCCGGGGGCTGATTTTGATGCTGCCGGTCAGGAAAGGGATTCACAGGCCATAAATTTTTATGTCATCCGCAGGGCTAAAAAGCTCTCAAGGGATGATGCGGAAACTCTTATTGCTTCGATCATGGAATATTCTCAGAAATACAATGTGAACGCAAAACTGCTGACGGGGCTCATCGACCGAGAATCGGGTTTTGATCCCATGGCTGTTTCATCTTCCAACGCGCAGGGGCTGGGGCAGCTGCTGCCCTCGACAGCGGCCGGAATAGGGATAAGGGACCCTCATGATATTGATGAAGGCGTAAAAGGTGCGGCTATTTATATACGCATGATGCTGGATAGGTGGGCAGGGAATCCTCAGCAGGTTCCGCTTGCGCTTGCCTCCTATGCCGAAGGATATAACCAGATAGTCAGGGCCGGCGGCGAGTATACTCCTGCTACCGCGGCCTATATCAAGGGCATCCTTGCCGTTTATAATTCGATAAGGTAA
- a CDS encoding adenylosuccinate synthase → MPVSVIVGSQWGDEGKGKITDLLSREMDMVVRYQGGNNAGHTVVIGQNTFKLHLIPSGIFYPGVTCVIGNGVVVDPAVLLDEMETLRAQGIEPSNLKISSQAHVIFPYHRSIDKAQEGKREAGRIGTTSRGIGPCYVDKFNRRGIRVGDLYNEKLLKEKLDWNIKEKSFLLKEFYGCEEKFELEQLMGDYLGYGRLMKKFVAENSAALIAEAVVSKKRVLLEGAQGTMLDVDHGTYPFVTSSNPVSGGACIGAGIGPTLIDDVIGVVKAYLTRVGSGPFPTEIEGGIGDTLREKGAEYGATTGRPRRCGWFDCVVLKYSAMVNGLTKLAVTKLDVLDVLPKIKICVGYEYKGSVISEFPADLDKLAQCTPVYEELPGWQTDTTKITEYRSLPKNARLYIEKISQLCKVPVSLVSIGAERDRIIKV, encoded by the coding sequence ATGCCTGTATCAGTAATTGTGGGTTCGCAATGGGGAGACGAGGGCAAAGGCAAAATAACCGATCTTTTGTCCCGCGAAATGGACATGGTGGTGCGCTACCAGGGCGGCAATAACGCCGGGCACACTGTCGTCATAGGGCAAAACACCTTTAAACTCCACCTGATCCCGTCCGGCATTTTTTATCCCGGGGTGACCTGCGTCATCGGCAACGGCGTTGTGGTTGATCCGGCAGTTTTGCTTGACGAAATGGAGACTTTAAGGGCCCAGGGGATAGAGCCGTCAAACCTTAAAATAAGCTCCCAGGCCCATGTGATATTTCCCTACCACCGCTCTATCGACAAGGCACAGGAAGGGAAAAGGGAAGCAGGAAGGATAGGTACGACTTCCAGAGGGATCGGGCCCTGTTATGTTGATAAGTTTAACAGGAGAGGCATAAGAGTAGGGGACCTTTACAACGAAAAACTTCTTAAAGAAAAACTTGATTGGAACATAAAAGAAAAATCATTCCTGCTCAAGGAATTCTACGGATGCGAAGAAAAGTTCGAGCTTGAGCAGCTGATGGGGGACTATCTGGGCTACGGCCGCCTGATGAAGAAATTTGTCGCGGAAAACTCGGCAGCCCTGATAGCGGAAGCGGTTGTGTCAAAAAAGAGGGTCCTTCTTGAAGGCGCCCAGGGCACCATGCTGGATGTTGACCATGGCACCTATCCTTTTGTTACTTCTTCCAATCCTGTCTCGGGAGGGGCCTGCATCGGGGCCGGTATCGGCCCGACCTTGATAGACGATGTGATAGGTGTTGTAAAGGCCTATCTTACCAGAGTGGGGAGCGGACCTTTCCCGACCGAGATAGAGGGCGGCATTGGAGATACGCTGAGGGAAAAAGGAGCCGAATACGGGGCCACCACGGGAAGGCCCAGGAGATGCGGCTGGTTTGACTGCGTTGTGCTAAAGTATTCCGCAATGGTGAACGGGCTTACAAAGCTTGCTGTTACCAAACTGGATGTTCTGGACGTGCTTCCCAAGATAAAGATCTGCGTCGGGTATGAATACAAGGGGTCGGTCATTTCCGAGTTCCCGGCTGATCTTGACAAACTAGCACAGTGCACCCCGGTTTATGAAGAACTGCCGGGCTGGCAGACCGATACTACAAAGATAACGGAGTATAGATCTCTCCCAAAGAACGCCCGCCTGTATATTGAAAAGATCTCTCAGCTCTGCAAAGTCCCTGTGTCCCTCGTTTCTATCGGAGCCGAAAGGGACAGGATAATCAAGGTCTAA
- a CDS encoding ComEA family DNA-binding protein, translating to MLEELLKKNKLCFIGFVCLILSISLGVRLFHRPAPSSEEPSLGVEVLKTPSAVKKEENFILVHISGAVNKRGVYRLSAGSRTIDAVGKAGGFLKSADVTSLNLSQQLKDGQKIDIPERNMGFAGSAGCGTKININTASASEMEKIPGVGAATAKKILECRIKNGAFRSYEDLSKIKGFGKKKIDKIKDEISL from the coding sequence ATGCTCGAGGAACTTCTTAAAAAGAACAAGCTCTGCTTTATAGGTTTTGTGTGCCTAATCCTTTCTATCAGCCTGGGAGTCCGCCTCTTCCATAGGCCAGCCCCGTCTTCTGAAGAGCCCTCTTTAGGTGTTGAAGTGTTGAAAACCCCATCAGCCGTGAAAAAAGAAGAAAACTTCATCCTCGTTCACATAAGCGGAGCTGTAAACAAAAGAGGAGTGTACAGGCTATCTGCCGGCAGCAGAACAATAGATGCTGTTGGTAAGGCAGGAGGTTTTCTCAAGAGCGCCGATGTTACTTCCCTTAATCTATCGCAGCAGCTCAAGGACGGACAGAAGATAGATATACCGGAGCGCAACATGGGATTTGCAGGTTCTGCCGGCTGCGGGACAAAGATCAATATTAATACTGCCAGCGCCTCGGAGATGGAAAAGATCCCCGGAGTAGGGGCCGCCACCGCTAAAAAGATCCTCGAGTGCCGGATTAAGAACGGGGCTTTCAGGTCCTATGAAGACCTCTCAAAGATCAAAGGTTTCGGCAAAAAGAAGATAGATAAAATAAAAGATGAAATAAGCCTTTAA
- the queC gene encoding 7-cyano-7-deazaguanine synthase QueC, translating into MKSVAILSGGLDSLVSLALAKKESEPVLALTFDYGQKAASEESKAAAKISKHYLVPHKVIVLDWLKQITKTSLVSPREEVPTVSEHDLEGRLEITQASAKAVWVPNRNAVFVSIAASFAEALGAELIVAGFNSEEAQTFSDNSLQFVSSCNQLLRLSTLTKPKLTSYVQSYNKSGIVNTGLKLGVPFELLYSCYRGAKKMCGSCESCSRTIKAFKDTGNFDLIKGRLQDEV; encoded by the coding sequence ATGAAGAGCGTTGCCATTTTATCCGGGGGGTTAGACAGCCTGGTCTCCCTTGCTCTTGCCAAAAAGGAAAGCGAGCCGGTCCTTGCTCTTACATTTGATTACGGGCAAAAGGCAGCCTCAGAAGAGAGCAAGGCCGCCGCAAAGATCTCAAAGCATTACTTAGTCCCCCACAAAGTGATAGTTCTTGACTGGCTTAAGCAGATAACAAAGACCTCTCTTGTCAGCCCCAGGGAAGAGGTCCCCACAGTGAGCGAGCATGACCTTGAGGGAAGACTTGAGATAACCCAAGCAAGCGCAAAGGCGGTGTGGGTCCCCAACCGCAACGCGGTCTTTGTTTCTATTGCCGCCTCTTTTGCGGAAGCCCTGGGAGCGGAGCTGATCGTTGCCGGCTTTAACAGCGAAGAGGCCCAGACCTTTTCGGACAATTCGCTGCAGTTCGTTTCTTCCTGCAATCAGCTGCTGCGCCTCTCAACTCTTACAAAGCCCAAGCTCACAAGCTATGTTCAGAGCTATAATAAGAGCGGAATAGTCAATACCGGACTCAAGCTCGGCGTGCCTTTTGAGCTCCTCTATTCCTGCTACAGAGGCGCAAAAAAAATGTGCGGAAGCTGCGAAAGCTGCTCGCGTACAATAAAAGCCTTTAAGGACACGGGGAATTTTGATCTGATAAAGGGAAGGTTGCAGGATGAGGTCTAA
- the rpsO gene encoding 30S ribosomal protein S15, giving the protein MDKTKRAEAVEKYKISEKDCGSANVQIALLTGRINHLAEHLKTHPADRHGRRGLLLMVGQRKRLITYLSKKDKKGCADLLKSLGLK; this is encoded by the coding sequence ATGGACAAAACAAAAAGGGCCGAAGCTGTAGAAAAGTACAAGATATCCGAAAAGGACTGCGGGTCCGCCAATGTGCAGATCGCTCTTTTAACGGGCAGGATAAACCATCTTGCCGAGCACCTAAAGACACACCCTGCGGACCGCCACGGCAGAAGAGGCCTGCTTCTTATGGTGGGACAAAGAAAAAGACTGATAACCTACCTTTCCAAAAAGGACAAAAAAGGCTGCGCCGACCTGCTAAAGTCTTTAGGGCTTAAATGA
- the purL gene encoding phosphoribosylformylglycinamidine synthase subunit PurL, which produces MDKKIIEQHGLSGEEFKKIVSILGREPNIVELGMYSVLWSEHCSYKSSKIYLKQFPTTGKRIMHGPGENAGVIDIGDGYAVAMKIESHNHPSAVEPFQGAATGVGGIVRDVFTMGARPIASLNSLRFGPLSDPHNRYLLDGVVAGISSYGNCLGLPTVAGEIYFDECYSGNCLVNAMCVGLVRIPEMSNVQCPISNVRSEIPNIIVTAVASGVGNPVLYVGSSTGRDGIHGATFASVELDEDSVEKRSNVQVGDPFTEKLLIEACLELLKTGNVVAMQDMGAAGLTSSTSEMASRGKVGIEIDIAKVPQREENMTPYEIMLSESQERMVVIMKKGTEDDAFGIFKKWGLNAVVMGKVTADQMLRVRVAGKIAAEVPARSLAHEAPEYDRPWEKMSNFQFPITNYPEKTNYNELLLEKLSDPNIADKAWVYEQYDHMVQTNTVAAPGKADAAVLRIKGCGKMLALTTDGNGKYCCDDPYRGGAIAVAEAARNVVCCGAEPAAVTDCLNFGNPEKPGIMWQFKESLRGMSDACRTFDTPVVSGNVSFYNENNGVAIYPTPVIGMLGVIEEAKHFCAMGFKDKGDIIILLGLNKEEKAVCPEIDLELEASVQKTCLEAIRLGIVKSAHDTSEGGLAVSLAESSIAGGIGAVVSLSDEISEGSLLFDECQSRIVITVAAEKIFAINDLAMINKTPISIIGKVKGKELVINTPEKKLLSLKITELSDAYKGSLPKTMGA; this is translated from the coding sequence ATGGACAAAAAAATCATAGAACAGCACGGCCTGAGTGGCGAAGAATTCAAGAAAATAGTTTCCATCCTCGGAAGAGAGCCCAACATTGTGGAACTGGGGATGTATTCCGTGCTCTGGTCGGAGCACTGCTCTTACAAAAGTTCAAAGATCTACCTCAAACAATTCCCGACCACCGGAAAAAGGATAATGCACGGCCCGGGAGAGAACGCCGGCGTGATCGATATCGGCGATGGTTATGCCGTGGCGATGAAAATAGAGTCGCACAACCATCCAAGTGCGGTCGAGCCCTTTCAGGGGGCGGCCACCGGGGTCGGAGGGATAGTAAGGGATGTGTTTACGATGGGGGCAAGGCCAATTGCCTCACTAAACTCTCTCAGGTTCGGTCCCCTGAGCGATCCTCACAACAGGTACCTCTTGGACGGGGTAGTGGCGGGCATCTCTTCCTACGGGAACTGCCTCGGGCTTCCCACGGTGGCGGGAGAGATATATTTTGACGAGTGTTACTCCGGCAACTGTCTGGTCAATGCCATGTGCGTTGGACTTGTAAGAATACCGGAAATGTCCAATGTCCAATGTCCAATTTCAAATGTTCGATCAGAGATCCCAAACATTATTGTTACAGCAGTGGCCTCCGGAGTGGGTAATCCCGTCTTATATGTAGGCTCGTCCACGGGCCGGGATGGGATACACGGAGCGACCTTTGCCTCCGTTGAACTGGATGAAGATTCGGTGGAAAAAAGGTCCAATGTGCAGGTGGGGGACCCGTTCACGGAAAAACTGCTTATCGAGGCCTGCCTTGAACTGCTCAAGACCGGAAATGTTGTCGCCATGCAGGATATGGGGGCGGCGGGGCTTACCTCTTCCACCTCTGAGATGGCCTCCCGCGGAAAAGTTGGGATAGAGATAGATATCGCAAAGGTGCCTCAGCGGGAAGAGAACATGACCCCTTATGAGATCATGCTTTCCGAATCTCAGGAAAGAATGGTCGTCATAATGAAAAAAGGCACTGAGGACGATGCTTTCGGGATCTTCAAAAAATGGGGGCTTAATGCTGTTGTAATGGGCAAAGTGACAGCAGACCAGATGTTAAGGGTAAGGGTGGCTGGCAAGATAGCGGCTGAAGTTCCCGCAAGGTCGCTGGCGCACGAAGCGCCGGAATACGACCGACCTTGGGAAAAAATGTCCAATTTCCAATTTCCGATTACCAATTACCCGGAAAAAACAAATTATAATGAATTGTTATTGGAAAAGTTGTCGGATCCGAATATAGCTGACAAGGCGTGGGTGTATGAACAGTATGACCATATGGTGCAGACAAATACTGTTGCCGCTCCGGGCAAAGCCGATGCCGCTGTTCTAAGGATAAAAGGCTGCGGCAAAATGCTGGCCCTTACCACCGACGGCAACGGCAAATACTGCTGCGATGATCCATACAGAGGAGGGGCTATAGCGGTGGCCGAGGCAGCGCGAAATGTGGTCTGCTGCGGGGCAGAACCTGCCGCAGTTACCGACTGTCTTAATTTTGGCAATCCCGAAAAACCCGGCATTATGTGGCAATTCAAAGAATCCCTCAGAGGGATGTCCGATGCCTGCAGGACCTTTGACACTCCGGTCGTATCAGGCAATGTCAGCTTTTATAATGAGAACAATGGTGTTGCCATATATCCGACCCCTGTCATAGGCATGCTCGGCGTAATAGAAGAAGCAAAACACTTCTGCGCCATGGGCTTTAAAGATAAAGGGGATATCATTATCCTTCTCGGTCTCAACAAAGAAGAAAAAGCTGTCTGCCCCGAGATAGACCTGGAACTTGAGGCCTCGGTCCAGAAGACCTGTCTGGAAGCCATCAGGCTCGGTATCGTCAAAAGCGCCCATGACACTTCGGAAGGAGGGCTTGCCGTAAGCCTGGCCGAATCATCGATCGCCGGGGGCATAGGAGCAGTGGTGTCTTTAAGCGACGAAATAAGCGAAGGCAGCCTTTTGTTCGATGAGTGCCAGTCCAGGATAGTGATAACGGTGGCTGCCGAAAAAATCTTTGCCATTAATGATCTTGCCATGATAAACAAGACCCCTATATCCATAATCGGAAAAGTAAAGGGAAAAGAGCTTGTGATAAACACGCCCGAAAAAAAGCTGCTTTCACTAAAGATAACTGAACTGTCTGATGCCTACAAAGGGTCCCTTCCAAAAACAATGGGGGCTTAA